Part of the Oscillospiraceae bacterium genome is shown below.
AGTCTCCTTCATAAGAGCTTTAAGCTCTTTTTCAAAGTTTTCGGCACTCTCCAGTCTGTCGGCAAATTTCGACAGAATATCCGCGACAATTGTATTAAGAACAATATTGGTGTCAGCTATGGAGAATGAGGAGCCAAGCATACGGAATTCGAATTTATTACCTGTAAAGGCAAAGGGCGATGTACGGTTACGGTCGGTGGTGTCCTTCTGGAAATCGGGAAGAACATTGACACCTGTTTTCATCTTCTTGGCAGTAACCGCTTCATAGGACTTGCCCGTTTCAATAGCTTCCAGCACAAGATCCATTTCGTCGCCCAGGAACATGGAAACAATGGCAGGCGGTGCTTCGGCGGCACCCAGACGGTGGTCATTGCCGGCACCCGAAACGGTTATTCTGAGAAGATCCTGATTTTCGTCTACCGCCTTTATAACGGCACACAAAAACAGCTGGAACATTTTGTTATTCTGAGGCTCCTTACCGGGGTCAAAAAGGTTAAGTCCGCTGGCAGTGCACAAGGACCAGTTGTTGTGCTTACCGCTTCCCGCAATGCCCGCAAAGGGCTTTTCATGAAGCAGGCACGCCAGATTGTGACGCTCAGCAACACGCTTCATAAATTCCATGGTAAGCTGATTGTGGTCGGTAGCCACATTGGCGGTGGTAAATACGGGGGCAAGCTCATGCTGTGCGGGAGCGGCTTCGTTATGCTCTGTTTTTGCATAAACGCCCATCTTCCACAGCTCTACATTCAGCTCCTCCATATATGCCATTACACGGGGACGGATGGAACCGAAATAGTGGTCATCCAGCTCCTGACCCTTTGGGGGCTTGGCACCGAACAGAGTTCTGCCTGTGAAGAGCAGGTCACTGCGCTTTTTGTAAAGCTCGCGGTCGATAAGAAAATACTCCTGTTCCGGTCCCACCGTGGAATTCACACGGATAACATCAGTTATTCCGAACAGATTAAGTATCCTTATCGCCTGTGCGCTTACCACCTCCATAGAACGCAGAAGAGGTGTTTTTTTATCCAGCAGGTCTCCGCTGTAAGAGCAGAAAACCGTGGGAATACAAAGTGAGTCATCCTTTATAAAGGCATAAGAGGTAGGGTCCCATGCGGTATATCCTCTCGCCTCAAAGGTGGCTCTCAGACCGCCCGAAGGAAAGCTTGAAGCATCCGGCTCGCCCTTTATAAGCTCTTTACCGGAAAACTCCATTATAACATGACCGTCCTTCTGAGGAGAAATAAAGCTGTCATGCTTTTCCGCAGTGATACCCGTCATAGGCTGGAACCAATGGGTATAGTGGGTCGCACCCTTTTCTATTGCCCAGTCCTTCATGGCATTTGCCACAACATTAGCAACGGTTATATCCAGTTCGGTACCGTTTTTTATGGTATAATGCAAAGATTTATATATATCCTTGGGCAATTTGGCTTTCATGACATCGTCATTGAAAACCATACTGCCGAATATTTCGGAAATGTTCTTATTCTCCATATTAAATCCTTTCGTCAGAGCAGTTCTATTCCTGCCGCACGGCATATTTCAATGCTTTTATCATCCCACATGGAAACCTGAACCTCGCCGATATGAGCCTTACCAAGAAGAAGCATGCAAAGTCTGGACTGACCTATGCCGCCGCCCATGGTAAGAGGGAGCTTATCTTCAAGAAGCATTTTGTGGAAGGTGAAATTACGGCGTTCAGGCGCATTTGCCTTGGTGAGCTGTTCATCCAGGGATTTTGCATCAACGCGGATGCCCATGGAGGATATTTCAAGAGCACTTCCAAGAGTTTCGTTCCAGAAAAGTATGTCGCCGTTAAGCTTCCAGTCGTCATAGTCGGGCGCTCTGCCGTCGTGCTTCTTACCTGACTTCAGAACATCTCCAATCTGCATGATGAAAGCGGTTTTGTGCTCCTTGAGGTATGCATTTTCACGCTCCTTGGAGGTCATGTCGGGATACATATCCTCCAGCTCCTGAGTGGTAACAAAGCTTACTTCCTTTTCAAGAGTAACATTGATTTTAGGGTATATCTCACGTACGCTGTCGAGAGTTTCGCAAATTGCCGCAACCTCCTTGCGTACTGTGTCCTTAAGATACTCCTCGTTACGCTTTTCGGGGGTTATGACCTTTTCCCAATCCCATTGGTCAACATAAACGGAGTGAATATTGTCCAGCTCCTCGTCGCGGCGTATAGCGTTCATGTCCGTGTAAAGGCCCTCGCCTGCGCTGAAGCCGTATTTATGAAGTGCCATGCGCTTCCATTTTGCAAGCGAATGAACAACAACCGCATCTCTGCCGATATCGGCAATATCAAAACGCACTGCACGCTCAATACCGTTAAGGTCGTCATTAAGTCCTGTATCGGGATCCACAAACAAAGGTGCGGAAACACGCTTTAAATTAAGCGCCGCGCACAGCTTTGCCTCAAAGGTTCTTTTTATTATACCTATGGCAGTCTGAGTTTCGTAAAGGCTCAGATAAGATTTGTAGTCCTTGGGAATCAATGTTTTACTCATAACGGTCATCTCCTGATTTAATAGGTAAGGCGCTGAGGTACACCTCAGCGCCTTTGCTGATTAAGCTATTATATAATATTTTGAAGCATTTGTCAATAGAAATCCGTCAAAAAACCTTGCTGTTACTGCTTTGCCATCCATTCTCTTTGGTACTCGTCGGATATGTTTTCCTCACGCAGGAATCTGAACACCTCAGCAGTAGTTTCAACAGTTTTTTGCGCAAGCGCCTTTGCAATACGCTCATTCAGACCGTCATGCTTTTCCGAACCATACGAATTCGGATAGTTACCCATCCAGTTGAAGGACGAAATTATACCGCGCTTTGAGAATTCATCAAAGCGGTGGGTATTTTTTGAATCCAGTGCATCCATTCTGTCAAGTCGAACAAGCTCAGGGCAAATATCGTAAAGCTCACCGCTTTCCGAAAAACCGCCGTGACCGTCCTGTATTCTGTTATCTGCATACTCATGCAAAATCGAAATATCCTCTTGGGTAAGATACGGATACTTATCAACTTCTTTCAGCAATTCCGCAGGAGTTGTAAGATTCTGGTTATAATGGTACACAAGGTAATCCGGCTTTTTGAAAAGCACTCCACGTAAAAATCCGTTTATAATATTGGCATTTCCTCCGTGACCGCTCAGAATCAGGATCTTTTTGAAGCCGTTTCTCGCCGCCTCTTCACAGCATTGTTCAAGTATTTTAATAACCAGAGAATGAGGGAAAATTATGGTTCCGTCAAATTCACCGGCACCGCACTTTTCTCCAAACGGAAGTGTGGGAAAAATGCATACGGGATTTATTTCTGCTGCTCTTATACAGAATTCACGGGCAATAAAGTTATCACATCCCAAAGGAAGATGCACACCGTGTGCCTCCACACAGCCTATAGGTATAACGCAGACACGGTTGCATTTTTCAACTTCGTCTCTGAATTCTTCACAACGAATATGTTCCCAAAGCATCTTACTGTTTAGCCATCCATTCCTTGTAGTACTCCATGGAGACCGTTTCCTCACGCAGGCACTTGAATGCTCTGGCAGTGCTTTCAACAGTTTTTGCGGCAATCGCCTTTGCAATGCGCTCGTTGAGACCGTAGTGCATATCTGCCGCATAGGAGTTGGGGTAATCGCCCATCCAGAAGAAAGGAGATCTTATGCCGGCTCTGTTAAGCTCGTCAAAGCGGTGAACGGATTCGGAGCTTACCGCATCCATTCTGTCAAGACGTACATATTCGGGGCAAATATCGTAAAGACAGCCGGTTTCCACAAATCCGCCGTGGCCGTCCATTTTTTTATTATCAACATAGTCCTGCATTATCGCCTTATCCTCATCTGTGAGGTAAGGGAAGCTTTCAATATCACCCAACACCATATCGGGAGTAGCCATGCGCTGGTAGTAGTGGTATACAACAAATCCGTCCATTTTATCCATCATGTGCTGCACAAAGCTCATAAGCATATTGGTATTTCCGCCATGGCTGCTGACAATAAGTATCTTTTCAAAGCCGTTACGCGCCGCCTCAAGGCAGGACTGCTCAAGAATCTGCCAAATGAGCGGAATGGGGAAAATTATTGTGCCGGGAAATTCACCCGAACCGCATTTTTCACCGAAATACATAGCAGGGAACACACATACGGGATGTATTTCCGATGCTCTGGCACAAAATTCTCTCGCCTTTATGGTGTCGCAACCCAGAGGAAGATGTACACCGTGTGCCTCTACACAACCTATCGGTATAACACATACTTTATTACATTTCTCTACAGCATCCTTAAATTCTTCGCAACGAAGATTTTCCCACAACATAATACAATCATCCTTTCGATTATGAATATATTAATATTATAATACATTTCCGCAAAAAGTCAATATATATTGTAAATGACAGTTGCTATATAAAACAGTGTATGGTAGCCGTGGTATTATTTCAGTTTTACCGTTATACTGTTATCCTTCATGGCATTTTCGTGATTCCGACAGCAGTCGGGGACATCTTCATTACCCATATAGCACCATGTATTGTCATACACAAGAACATTTTCGGAAGACTTGACCGAACCGCTTACTTCGGATACAGCGTACGGAGTATAATGCTTGCCCTCCGACACTGCTTCAACATACGAAAATCCCGCTCCGCCGTAACCTTTTCCCGTAAGCTTTACCAAAGTTGGAATACGCTTATCGGGCAATATGAAATTAACGGTATAAGGTGCGGATTTCAGTTCAAGTGCAACAGGCTTTACCGAGCCGTCAAACACATCATACGTACTGCCGTCGTCGTAAATAGCCTGTATGCCAAACATCGGGATATTCCAGGTGTCGTTGGTGAAAAAGCTTACCGTAAGAACAGTGTCAGAGCCAAACACGGCAAACTTTGCAATATCACATACACTGTCAATCGCATTTATCAAATGACTGAATTTTTTGTCCATATCGGGAGAAGGAAGACCGTTACGGCATGTATTCCACAAGCTTTTCTGCGCTTCAAAGGTATTCGCCGCAAATTCACGAAGCTTTACGAGTTTTGCCTCAATACCCCTGATATCACACTTTTTAATACCGGCGCGGTGCTCGGTCAGCTCCTGATGTATAAACAGCAGTGTGTAATTTATTACATGAACACGGCAGTTATCACGAAGAGCAATATATGTGGGGTGGTTTTTATACTCCTCAAAAACGCTTTTTTCCAGTGCATCCAACGCCAGACTTCTCTGCATCAGCTGAATACTGTCAAGTCTGTCGGGCAGTGAATTTCGTGTAAAGGGTGTGGGATAATTCCAGTTGCCGCCGTTAAGCTGAAAACTCATCACACTCAGCAATGCGTTACAAAAACTGTTGTCTGCCATCGGAAAAACATCTCGTACTGCGCCATACATTGCCGTAAGCTGATCGTTTTCACCGTCATAGCGTCTTGAAAAATATGCAAGGAAGGGGTATATGCTGTCAAACTGCTCACGGCTCAGCTCCCATATGGTAACCAGAAAACCGAGTGTGTTATGACGCGATGCAAAATTAAGATACGAATCGATATTTGAAAAATTGTAATGACAGCTGCACAACACCTCAAAGCCTCTTGCCAGAAATTTTCCGATAAGGTCCTCACGCTTACTGCAGTTAAGATGTCCCTGCATTCCGTCAGAGATGTAACGGTAATTCCAGACGCACACAACAATGTCGTTGGGGACCATATCCAGTGCCTCGGGGCACATTTCAAACATGTCCTCCCACATCATCATGTGCTTCCCCAGCGACTTCAAAAGCTTATAACTGTGATTTACGTGGTCAGCAAAAATTTTTGAAATTCCGCCCTCACGCGCACGGCATTTTTCGCAAAGCCCGATATTGAACATTTCGTCCAGCCCTATGTGAAAATACTGCGACGGAAATATAGCGGAAATTTCACTAATGTATTTGTCAAAAAACGCATAAGTCTCATCCAGCGACGGACAGGCATCGCAGCGCAATTTTTCACCCGGATAACCGCCGAAGCGGTCGGGTATACCATCGCGCAATTCCCACAGATGCTTCAGTTCATCATGAGCCAGAAAACGCTCCGCATGCCCGAAATTTGAAACCACGGGAATAAGCTCTATGCCAAGCCTGCCGGCATATTTCACCATGCTTTTCGCTTCATCGACAGTATAGCTTTCGGCATCATCGCCGTAGGGATAGGACTCTGTTTTGATACGGTCCTCAAGGTACAACACAATTGTGTCGTATCTGCATTTTGAGGCGAAATCAAAAATTTCAAACACTTTTCCGAGGTTTTCCTTTTGTCTTGCCAAATCAATCTGAAATGCTCTCATAAAACTCCTCTTTTCAAGAAAAATAAGGATGTTTTAAACATAAAACATCCTTATTTAAAAATCTAGTTTTTCTTTTTCTTCACCGAATAGCCAAACTTACCCACACGTCTGCCCAGTTCAAGGTAATCACCGTGGGAATACGCCACAAGCTTTGCTTTTCCGAGGCAAAGCTTTCCGTTTTCGTCAAGCAGTTTTTCATCGACATTCACTGCCTTTATTTCGGCAAGGAACATATCGTGTGTACCCAAAGGTATAACCTGTGTTACCTTACACTCGATGTTCAGCGGAGACTCTGCAATAAGCGGAACGCTTACTTGGGTGGCTTTTTCGGGGGTAAGAGCAAACTTTTCAAATTTGTTGACCTTTGCTCCTGTATAAACTCCGCACTGGTCCGCCTTGCGTACCAGATCGCGGGTGACAAGATTTATGACAAATTCGCCGCTTTCCTTGATAAGCTTGTAGGAATGGCGTTCGGGTCGCACGGAAATATATGTCATTGCAGGGTGGGTATTAACTATACCCGTCCAGGCAATGGTTATTATATTGGGATTATCCGCCGTACCGCAGGACGCCATGACAACAGGCATGGGCGCAAGCAGTGTGCCGGGCTTCCATGTAACCTTCATAAATTTATCTCACAAATTCGTTATAGATAGCTCTGAGGCATCTTTCGAAATCATCGTTGTGGATACCGATGATTATATTAAGCTCACTGGAGCCCTGGTCAATCATACGGACATTTATATCCGCACGGCTGATGGAAGAGAATACTCGGGAAGCAGTGCCGTGAGTCTTTATCATACCTCTGCCCACGACAGCCACAAGAGCAATACCGTCCTCAATGTGGATATGGTCGGGGTTAACAGCCTTGCATATCTGTTCAACGATAAGTTCCTTTTTGTCCTTAAGTGCACTTTCGGAAACGATAACGCTCATGGTATCAACGCCGCTGGGAAGATGCTCGAAGGAAATACCGTTGTCCTCAAGGACCTGCAATACGCGTCTGCCGAAGCCAAGCTCCTGGTTCATCATATCCTTTTCAATGGCGATAACAGCAAAATCCTTTTTACCTGCAATACCGGTAATAACGCGGTTACGGCTGGTGGAAGGAGCCTCCGCAACTATCATGGTACCCGCATCCTTAGGCGCATTGGTATTCTTGATATTTATGGGAATACCTGCACGGCGTACCGGGAAAATAGCATCCTCATGAAGCACGGTGGCGCCCATGTAACTCAGCTCGCGAAGCTCATGGTAGGTAATGTAATCAATGGGAAGCGGACTTTCAACAATTCTCGGGTCAGCCATGAGACAGCCCGAAACGTCGGTCCAGTTTTCGTAAACCTCCGCCTCAAGAGCAGCCGCCACGATAGAACCGGTAATATCGCTTCCGCCGCGAGAAAATGTCTTTACGCTGCCGTCAAATGCAGTTCCGTAAAATCCGGGAATAACCGCACGGGGTGCATCTTTGCACGCCTCTTTAACCGCCGCATAGGTTTTTTCGATATCAAGAACACCGTTTTCGTTAAAGAAAACCACTTTTGCGGCATCAATAAACTTATAACCGATAAATTCGGCAAGTATCTGACCGTTGAGATATTCACCGCGGCTTGCGGCATAATCTTTGCCGGATTTTGCCTTGAAATTGTTTTTGATTGTAATATATTCTTCTTTCAAAGAAATATTCACGCCCAAATCGGAAATAATACTGTTGTATCTTTCCTCAATTGCGCTGAAAGCCTCGTCGATATTCTCACCGTTTTCAGCAAGAGCATAGCACTGATACAGCATATCGGTAACCTTTGTATCAGAGGAAAAACGCTTTCCGGGTGCAGAGGGAATAACATATCTGCGCTCATCCTGAGCAAGAATTATGTCTCTTACTTTTCTGAACTGTGCGGCATCGGCAAGAGAAGAGCCGCCGAATTTTACAACTTTAATATATATCACTCCTAAATAAATATGCTTACAAACATACAATTATTATATAAGCTTTTCGTTATTTTGTCAATATTTATAATGACAATTTTTTTAAGATACGCTTATTTTTATAAGTATTCCGCCATTTTCCCATACATATATCACGCCGTTATGTGCAAATTAACTAAGCCGGCAAAACAAAATTCGTCAGCACATAATATCTTTTAAAAAGTTTCCGACCGACAAACACGGTCGGCAGGGGGACAAATTGTGGAAATCCAGTAAAACAAAAAGTATAATTTCGGTTCTTTTAGCGGTATTTTGGGTATTTGGTGTTATTTTGCTACATCCCCAAAGTACTGCTCGCAGCGTTTTCGGAAGCACACTGTACACTGACAGCCGTGACATACAGGAAACACGCAGTGTAAATGCATTTTTAAATGAAAGCATTTCTCAGCTTCGGCTGATTCCGGGTGGGTTTCCGTTCGGAGTGAAATTCTACACCAAGGGTGTTGTTGTGGTTGGATTATCGGACGTTGAAACCGAAAACGGCTTTATATCGCCCGCAGATTCGGCAGGATTTAAAAAGGGTGACATTATAATCAGCACAGGCGGTAACGAAGTTAACACCATCGAGGAAATAGCCGCTGCCATTGAGCAGTGTGCAGGGCAGAATGTCAGTTTCACCGTCACAAGAGGCAACGAAACCCTTGAGCTTTCTTTAACGCCCGTCAAATCCCAGTCCGACGGCAAATACAAATCCGGCATGTGGATACGTGACAGCACAGCAGGCATCGGCACCGTGACCTACATCCAGCCTGAAACTCTTGCATTCGGCGGTCTGGGGCACGGTATCTGCGACAGCGACACAGGTACAATCATGCCGCTTTTCAGAGGCTCGGTGGTGAATGTTGAAATCAGCGATATAGTACGGGGAATAACCGGACGCCCGGGTGAATTAAAGGGTGATTTCGGCACCGAAAAAACCGGCTCTCTGACTGCAAACAGCGGTGTGGGCGTGTTCGGAGTATTTTCCAATCTGCCTAAAAAAACAGCCTACAAATCAATGCCCGTAGCACCATATCAGGAAATTTGCGAGGGCAGTGCACAGATATATTCCTCTATCCGAACAGGTGAAAACAACATTTATGACATTGAAATAACCAAAATAAATCCCGATGACATTGACTGCAAAAACTTTGTCATACATGTGACAGACAAGCGTCTTATCGACCTTACCGGCGGTATAATACAGGGTATGAGCGGCTCACCGATTATTCAGAATGGAAAATTAGTCGGCGCTGTGACCCATGTTTTTGTAAATGACCCAACTCGTGGGTATGGGATATTTATTGAAAATATGCTGACTGAGGCAGAGAAAATTAAATAGAAAAAATGCTCGTCTATAAATAATAGGCGGGCATTTTTATATAAAATACATACGATAAAAAGATTATATTTTGTCGAATATAAAACAGTTATAGGATAACCCGCTTATCATTTTTTTTGAACGAAAATAATAGAAAGTATATATTAGACACAAAATCAAAAAAGGTGTATAATATATAAAAGTGTTTTTATGAGGTGAATTTCAAAATGACTATTCAGCAATGTAAATATGTACTAGCTGTTGCAAAAACAGGGACATTTAACGAAGCTGCTAAACAGCTTTTTATAGCTCAATCATCACTTTCGGTTAGTATAAAATCCTTGGAACAAGAGCTGGAAATAAAAATTTTTGAACGTTCCGGAAATGGTGTGTATCTTACCGATGAGGGTGCAGAGTTTGTAAAATATGCAACACAAATATGTGAAAATAGTGATTTCGTCACAGAAAGGTATAAGAAAAAATTATCAAAAAAGTTATATATTGCAACGCAACATTATGATTTTATTGCAGATATTTTTGGTAATTTTTTAAATTCTATACAAAGTGCAAACTACCGTTTCTCCATAAGAGAAATTGAAACCTATCATGTTATCCGCGATGTTGAAACGGCGCACAGCGATATAGGTATCATCGCTATTAAGGATGGCGATTTTGATGTGATGAAACGCTATTTAAGTAAAAAGAATTTGATTTTTACCCCTATTATAGAAGTGAAACCGCATGTTTTTTTTAGAAATCAACATCCGCTTTCACGCTGCGAAACGCTTTCAACTTCTGACCTTAAAGAGTATCCTTATGTATCATATGAACAGGGTGAACATAATAGTTCATTTTTCACAGAGGAACTGACTGATACTTCCTACATTGACAAACATATTGAGATAAGCGACAGAGCTACACTTATGAATCTCTTAATGCTTACGGATGCTTATACCATAGGTACAGGAATTATGCCTTCCGCACTTAATAAAGGTGACATTATAAGTGTTCCGTTTAAGAGCAATGAATTTTATATTATAGGATATTTACTTAATGATGAACGCAAAGTTTCCGCTATTACTAATGAATTTATTCAACTAATGGAAAAAACATTAAAAAATATATAATTTTATTTGAAAGGATAATCGTCATGAAAGCTCTTGTAAAAAAATACCCGCAAAAAGGTTTGTGGTTTGAGGATGTAACTG
Proteins encoded:
- a CDS encoding glutamine synthetase type III; this encodes MENKNISEIFGSMVFNDDVMKAKLPKDIYKSLHYTIKNGTELDITVANVVANAMKDWAIEKGATHYTHWFQPMTGITAEKHDSFISPQKDGHVIMEFSGKELIKGEPDASSFPSGGLRATFEARGYTAWDPTSYAFIKDDSLCIPTVFCSYSGDLLDKKTPLLRSMEVVSAQAIRILNLFGITDVIRVNSTVGPEQEYFLIDRELYKKRSDLLFTGRTLFGAKPPKGQELDDHYFGSIRPRVMAYMEELNVELWKMGVYAKTEHNEAAPAQHELAPVFTTANVATDHNQLTMEFMKRVAERHNLACLLHEKPFAGIAGSGKHNNWSLCTASGLNLFDPGKEPQNNKMFQLFLCAVIKAVDENQDLLRITVSGAGNDHRLGAAEAPPAIVSMFLGDEMDLVLEAIETGKSYEAVTAKKMKTGVNVLPDFQKDTTDRNRTSPFAFTGNKFEFRMLGSSFSIADTNIVLNTIVADILSKFADRLESAENFEKELKALMKETVKKHKRIIFNGNNYSEDWVKEAEKRGLLNLKTTVEALPHFVDEKNIKLFTKMGIFNEKEIRSRYEIMLENYCKVLNIEALTMLEMAKKEILPAACEYSKMLCDSVISKKNVGIDASGSAEMVLCKKTDALTAELYAKIQELEAASIETHNCENLLCRAEYFRDVVLVAMQQLRAVADELETIVAKEYWPFPTYGELLFSV
- a CDS encoding aspartate--ammonia ligase, translated to MSKTLIPKDYKSYLSLYETQTAIGIIKRTFEAKLCAALNLKRVSAPLFVDPDTGLNDDLNGIERAVRFDIADIGRDAVVVHSLAKWKRMALHKYGFSAGEGLYTDMNAIRRDEELDNIHSVYVDQWDWEKVITPEKRNEEYLKDTVRKEVAAICETLDSVREIYPKINVTLEKEVSFVTTQELEDMYPDMTSKERENAYLKEHKTAFIMQIGDVLKSGKKHDGRAPDYDDWKLNGDILFWNETLGSALEISSMGIRVDAKSLDEQLTKANAPERRNFTFHKMLLEDKLPLTMGGGIGQSRLCMLLLGKAHIGEVQVSMWDDKSIEICRAAGIELL
- a CDS encoding creatininase family protein; translation: MRQICTTVSTSALQRRLPQKLLKALPEHSSACVRKRSPWSTTRNGWLNSKMLWEHIRCEEFRDEVEKCNRVCVIPIGCVEAHGVHLPLGCDNFIAREFCIRAAEINPVCIFPTLPFGEKCGAGEFDGTIIFPHSLVIKILEQCCEEAARNGFKKILILSGHGGNANIINGFLRGVLFKKPDYLVYHYNQNLTTPAELLKEVDKYPYLTQEDISILHEYADNRIQDGHGGFSESGELYDICPELVRLDRMDALDSKNTHRFDEFSKRGIISSFNWMGNYPNSYGSEKHDGLNERIAKALAQKTVETTAEVFRFLREENISDEYQREWMAKQ
- a CDS encoding creatininase family protein, whose protein sequence is MLWENLRCEEFKDAVEKCNKVCVIPIGCVEAHGVHLPLGCDTIKAREFCARASEIHPVCVFPAMYFGEKCGSGEFPGTIIFPIPLIWQILEQSCLEAARNGFEKILIVSSHGGNTNMLMSFVQHMMDKMDGFVVYHYYQRMATPDMVLGDIESFPYLTDEDKAIMQDYVDNKKMDGHGGFVETGCLYDICPEYVRLDRMDAVSSESVHRFDELNRAGIRSPFFWMGDYPNSYAADMHYGLNERIAKAIAAKTVESTARAFKCLREETVSMEYYKEWMAKQ
- a CDS encoding flavin reductase family protein, which translates into the protein MKVTWKPGTLLAPMPVVMASCGTADNPNIITIAWTGIVNTHPAMTYISVRPERHSYKLIKESGEFVINLVTRDLVRKADQCGVYTGAKVNKFEKFALTPEKATQVSVPLIAESPLNIECKVTQVIPLGTHDMFLAEIKAVNVDEKLLDENGKLCLGKAKLVAYSHGDYLELGRRVGKFGYSVKKKKN
- a CDS encoding aspartate kinase — its product is MKVVKFGGSSLADAAQFRKVRDIILAQDERRYVIPSAPGKRFSSDTKVTDMLYQCYALAENGENIDEAFSAIEERYNSIISDLGVNISLKEEYITIKNNFKAKSGKDYAASRGEYLNGQILAEFIGYKFIDAAKVVFFNENGVLDIEKTYAAVKEACKDAPRAVIPGFYGTAFDGSVKTFSRGGSDITGSIVAAALEAEVYENWTDVSGCLMADPRIVESPLPIDYITYHELRELSYMGATVLHEDAIFPVRRAGIPINIKNTNAPKDAGTMIVAEAPSTSRNRVITGIAGKKDFAVIAIEKDMMNQELGFGRRVLQVLEDNGISFEHLPSGVDTMSVIVSESALKDKKELIVEQICKAVNPDHIHIEDGIALVAVVGRGMIKTHGTASRVFSSISRADINVRMIDQGSSELNIIIGIHNDDFERCLRAIYNEFVR
- the spoIVB gene encoding SpoIVB peptidase gives rise to the protein MRQHIISFKKFPTDKHGRQGDKLWKSSKTKSIISVLLAVFWVFGVILLHPQSTARSVFGSTLYTDSRDIQETRSVNAFLNESISQLRLIPGGFPFGVKFYTKGVVVVGLSDVETENGFISPADSAGFKKGDIIISTGGNEVNTIEEIAAAIEQCAGQNVSFTVTRGNETLELSLTPVKSQSDGKYKSGMWIRDSTAGIGTVTYIQPETLAFGGLGHGICDSDTGTIMPLFRGSVVNVEISDIVRGITGRPGELKGDFGTEKTGSLTANSGVGVFGVFSNLPKKTAYKSMPVAPYQEICEGSAQIYSSIRTGENNIYDIEITKINPDDIDCKNFVIHVTDKRLIDLTGGIIQGMSGSPIIQNGKLVGAVTHVFVNDPTRGYGIFIENMLTEAEKIK
- a CDS encoding LysR family transcriptional regulator, producing MTIQQCKYVLAVAKTGTFNEAAKQLFIAQSSLSVSIKSLEQELEIKIFERSGNGVYLTDEGAEFVKYATQICENSDFVTERYKKKLSKKLYIATQHYDFIADIFGNFLNSIQSANYRFSIREIETYHVIRDVETAHSDIGIIAIKDGDFDVMKRYLSKKNLIFTPIIEVKPHVFFRNQHPLSRCETLSTSDLKEYPYVSYEQGEHNSSFFTEELTDTSYIDKHIEISDRATLMNLLMLTDAYTIGTGIMPSALNKGDIISVPFKSNEFYIIGYLLNDERKVSAITNEFIQLMEKTLKNI